ctagcacaagtgcaatcaggaggtttagacttgaagtcgtcaatatcgagatcctgcaaaacgtgtttgtaattgaaaattttagttgcaataggtttggtataggtataagaaatgattggtacagactggtctttgaaataaggaggtatttttgattgaactaatttatgatgaaggatattgcctaagttgacgccatcgatacctttaaatttgttggcaaaggaaagattaaggaaagatcttttctctttttcatctttgccaatgcggacttgcttaaaaagtctgtgacttgcaatatccgaaattatagctgtaattttgtattggtttgaatgagggtttgtaacagtggattccaaacataaattgaacagaaaatgaagttttgaaaggggtaatgaataaagtttcgtgcgaatgtaatgaatacctaacggctaacggtataaatggcagcaagtcattaataaatacatcatgcagagaaggttatgtataatgacgatgaccatgactgcgtctacgtcgaggagtcgagttgaaaatattcatcacattaaccgagttacacgaagggctagatagaatacctataccatcaattttgtcattgcaaccataaggtgtccCATTCCCAATtttctaatccagtagtcctctttttgtctacggagagtcgttgaaagacaGTCTGGCAGATCATATTTTaggcatattttctttatttgtatgAACCAGCTTTTACTTGTATGTGTTTTTAATTGCAGCTGTCTTTCTGCTAATCTCCATTCAACTGATGTTTTGTTAGCTCTGGTGGTATTTCATAAAAGTGTTAAGCTTGAAGGTGGATTTCAGCTTCAATTGGTAGCATTCCACTTAGTATGTATATAGCAGGGTCAGCTGTTTGTTGAGATAAAGAGAgtatttgtttgataattttcttgTATGAAGGTCACCTAGTTTTAGATGCCGCTACGAATAGATTGATGACTACACTATTTAATAAAGTTAGGATACAAACAACAGCTTTTAAAAGTTATTGTATTTTGGTTAATTAAAACTAAATAAAGAATATTACGTTCAGATGTAAATATTCTCAATTAAAACGTTGTACGTCatacaaaaaaggggggacatttttcgggacgtcaggatcgggtgtttttaagcttcgGCACtgatcctttcgggatccgggaattcttttttcgaatttctgGAAGACGGGactaaaatatctttaaatttgggacctcgggatttcatgttttacgccagggatttcgggatcaggaccatatataaatgataattccAGACAGATAACCTATATTTGTAGATGTTAGAAGCACGAGGTGTCGTCCCATATATAGTTCATGAGGTTGTCAACCTAAACCATTTTAACAATTAATAGTGCCACATTTAGAACAACAAATTAAGGTTTGTAAATggggaggatttatatttcagtCTGGGGAACAAATGTCTTGTTTGAGTTTTAATTATGTCTTGAAAGGGGTTTAAGTTTGAGTTCAGTGACCGCAAGTACTTTTCGATTGAAATAaacatatctttttaaaagttgcAACACatcgaatatatcaaattaaacgggaatttctgtttacagttttcCTACTAAATGTACTATTGAAATATGAAGCCATGCTAACATATGATTTATCAACAAAATATGGTATTGAAGTAAAATTTAGTTCAAATTTATAATCATCAAATGCAATCATTGTTTATGGCTTTACACATACAGTATAATGCACAGATGATCCAAAAGGTCAAACTAATGTAGATTTCTTCATGGGTTACATTTGAAGAAGATGTTTTGATGTTATTAGTAAGTAGCAGATCCTTAAGTAGAGGTTACAATCTTTCCTGAGTTGAGGGAAAATTTGTTTTGAAGTGCTTTGCTGTTGAATAGAAAATCATCAAATTCAATCATTGTTTTACTAGTATGTGTTATAACATGAAATCTAATGCATTGATGATCacaaaagtcaaatgttttgaatGAATTCAATTTCACATTTATAGAAGATGCTATTTTGCTTTCAGTAAACAGCAAATGGTTTGAAGTCTGTTATTGTTATTGATTTGAGAGAGAACAACATAATTTGGCATATGAAAAATAAAGGCttttaaagttatttatatttatttgatataacttcttgttttgggacttttttttataaatttataataagtATTACTGTCTAATATACGAAACACTATTCTGATAATGACAACAAATACAGAAAACACAGCAAACTATATCAACCACCTCACTCATGATTGAAAACACAACtaatcattttcattttgtacCCTTCTGGAACACCTGTGACCACCCATGGTTTTTGGTGAGGTTCTTGTTGATCAATCTTTACTTTCCACCTTTGAGTTGAAATaactctttggtatcttttgccatTTTGTAGATGGTTCCACTTGGTGCacatataatgtaatttgaagTGTATAATTGCTAGCCAAATTGCAGGGAGCCAGTTTTAATCTATCTAGATTGTATGTTTAGCATTCCAGTGATATGTCACTTCATTTTTAAAAGCataataaaaagttttttaaCATAAGCAACCCGACAGGTGgaacaggatctgtttaccctttcagagcacctgagatcaccccagtttttgattggattcgtgttgcttagtctttagttttctatgttgtgttttctgtactactatttatctgtttgtttttttttatttttaaccaatggtgttgtcactttatttttaatctatgagtttgactgtccctctggtatctttcgtccctcttttcttccTCTTGAAATGCTCAGGGGGTCTCTTCCTACATAAAGGTAAACATAGGTCACATTTTGGGAATGTCAAATACAGCAGTGGGTTAAGTTTCACTGAAGTTATATATCAATGGAGAGAAATTTATATGTCAATGGGTCATACAAGGGAAGCTGTGTTCTGATCTTTTTATCTCCCTATATGAATTACTAATTCCATCTGgataacctatatatatatatgcacagtGTCTGATGGTCCTGACTATATAGTTTACTTGGAATTAGCAGTAGATGAAATAGTCAGTATAATTAAAATCACTCATGCTTCAGATGAATGAATTACAGTGAGACAGAGTTGATTCTGCTGATGAGTGAACTACGGGGAAACAGAGTTGATTCTGCTGATGAGTGAACTACAGGGAAACAGagtttatcaatgtttataatGTTCTGATTTATGGAGCTATGTACCAATCATCAAGAAACTAAAGAGCTAACTCATCTCAAAAACTAGTATTCAGTCTGAAAAATTAccagtataaaataaaaattaatttatgaaTGAACCATCTTGTTTATAGACTAGTCTTATAGGAATTAACTCCTGCCATTTTgttcccaagggtatcaccagccaagtagccaGCAATTTGTGTTGACATAAAATATCactgatatattttttctgttaatttCCTGGGTTTTTATGCGACCGCAAACATTTTTGCGgtggtatattggtatcatgttgtcgTATTCGTCCGAAGAGgaatggtttccggataataactttagtataagtaaataaaaatcaataaaattttaacacaatgtttataaccacaaaagaaagtgtgggattgatttttggggttatggtccctaaggttaaAGAATTAGGTGCCCGAAGGGCCAACAACAaacatttatctagtgtcaggacaataagttgtgtataagtatatcaattgttctgaaattgtaccacaatgttttataccataagtagaaggttgggatatatttcaagggttatggggcaaacagtctacgaataaagggccaaaaaggggccaaaagcAAGcaattttgtagtttcaagacaataaattgaagttatctttctttgtttttttttaattttgaataattagaAACATTTTCTACGCCAGCCATAAATAgcttttgttatatttgttacatTATTCCCAAAATCTTTGCTTCAACTGTATTATAGACTTGGCCTAGTAAGTATTTCTACTGTTGGAATATCACTTTTTGTCCGTATCACTATGTCTGTCTGCCCTATAAGTCATCTGTTATATTTGGTTGAAGAATTACACAACAGAGGTTCCTGAAATTCGGCATCCGGCTTTATGTGATATCTTAATGTAGTTAATGATGCGTTTTATGATTCATCAGCTTTGACAACAACTTCatatttactgaacattttttgtCTCTCGTCAAGAAAGTCGAAAAAAGAAGTAGTATGCTATTTCTGGCAGAGGCGTCGACACTACATCATGgtttgattaggtcagtttataggGATGCACTGGTTGTAGGTCCATGaaatttggtatgcagttgtttctatgatgagtttatttacaaccactgggtcgatgccactgctggtggagtttttattccccgaggatatcaccagcccagtagtcgacACTTCTATGCTGACAAGAATTATcaatgatatggtcatatttataaactatctgttaacaaaacttttgaatttttgaaatactaaggtttttctacctcggAAAAATATTacctgagctgtatttggcatttaggaattttggtcctcaatgctcttctacttcgtacttgatttgtttttttttgttttgtttttgtttttggattcgagcgtcactgatgactctttgtagacgaaacgtgcttCTGGCGTAACAACAAATTTTATTCTgttatctatgaggagtttatttacaatcactgggtcgataccactgctggttgaGTTTTAATTCCCGGAGGATATCACCAGCCAAGAAGTCaacacttctgtgctgacatgaattatcatttacattgtcatatttataaacaaactgttcacaaaacatttgaattattgaaatactaagacttttctacctaaggaatagattactcgagctgtatttggcaacctctttttggaatgttggtcctaaatgatcttcaacttcgtactttattttaccttttatttttcatgggattcgagcgtcactgatgagtcttttgtagacgaaaaaaACGTCTGGAGTAAacacaaaatgtaatcctggtatctatgatgagtttatttacaaccactgggtcgattgtGGAgtttttaattccccgagggtatcaccagcccagtagtcagcacatcTGTTAACTATCATTGATATGGGcatatttatgaattaactgtttacgaAACCTTTTAAtctttgaaatactaaagcttttctaccttaggaatacattacctgagctgtatttggcaaacttttaggaatgttaaatgctcttcaacttcgttcattatttggctttttaattattttttttttagcgtcactgatgagtcttttgtagacggaacgcgcgtatggcgtaaaaacaaaattgaatactggtatctatgatgagtttatttaccaccactcggtcgatgccactgctagtagAGTTTTAATttcccgagagtatcaccagcccagtagtcatcacttctatgctgacattaattatcattgaaatgatcatatttataaattagctgtttacaaaacttttgaattttgaaatccTAAGGCTttttctaccttaggaatagattatcgatctgtatttggcaaaatctctaggaatttgggtcctcaatgattttctacttcgtactttatttggcctttttatttattttttgggaTTCGAGCACATCATCAATGGTAATATTGGCCCTGCTCCCTCAGTAATGGTCGATATACTTTACATTTTATGTCCAATAAAaaccattagtggtaggtcaATAATACTTGGTTTGCATATGTCAAATGAATGAGAAGTATGTTGGTTATATGGAACAGAGAACTTTGTATGTTTTAAACTCCTAACTTATTGTTCTGAACCAATATTGTTTTAACACAATTACTGATTATCGATATTTTCCGTGTGGCGTCCATATTTACTACAGCTGTATggtatcataaaattgagaatggaaatggggaatgtgtcaaagagacaacaatccgaccatagaggagacaacagcagaaggtcaccaacaggtcttcaatgcaacgagaaattctcgcacccggaggcgtccttcagctggcccctaaacaaatatatactggttcagtgataatgaacaccttactaaactccaaattgtacacaagaaactaaaagttaaaataatacaagactaacaaaggccagaggctcctgacttggaacaggcgtaaaaatgcggcggggttaaacatgtttgtgagatctcaacccccccccccctatacctctagctaatgcaaaaaagtaaacgcataacaatacgtacattaaaattcagttcaaaagaagtccgagtcaggCTGGAACTTGGCCCTGTAGACACTGTATATATTTGTCTGTATCTATAATTCCACCTGATATTATACATGCTGTTTTTCCCTCTCCCACAACACCTTTCATAGCTGCAGCTACGGTAGCAGCGCCTGCTCCTTCTGCCCTTATATTGTTCATCTCACTCAAAAACTTAACTGCATCAGCCACTTCCTGTAGGCTAACAACAATCGAATCTGTCACAAGGCTTTTTACCAGAGGCAACATTTCAGGAAGAACGGATTTTACTCCAATACCATCTACAAAACTAGTCCGAAAAGAAAATGTGAATTGTTCCTCGGCTTGTAATGCTGCTTTCAACGGACAGGCTGTCTCCACCTCACATGCATATACTTTAATATGTGGATTGTGTGCTTTAGCAGCTATAGCTATGCCACAAATCAGACCTCCTCCTCCATAGGGAACTATAATGTTACTGATATCAGGTATACAATCCACTATCTCTAAACCTATTGTGCCAAcacctgaaatatataaaattttcattcataTCTAACTAGCACTAGCAGTTGACTCATCAGTAACGAAggttgaaacatatatatatatatactagaaaacacccgcaaaatcgcgggcatatatatacagcttgtaaactgttgtaggatgattttttgtaaaagataatt
This genomic window from Mytilus galloprovincialis chromosome 9, xbMytGall1.hap1.1, whole genome shotgun sequence contains:
- the LOC143046859 gene encoding L-threonine ammonia-lyase-like, with the translated sequence MSRDVGPVQLSDIQEASEYMKGKLQPTPLVQLWDHKDIFLKLENLQPCGSFKLRGALNAMRKITLETLEHGVCTASTGNFAKCLAWIADDMDMRCNVLVPSHSPLNQLSAIEKLKGSITKVELDEWWEAVETHSYEGMQGTFIHAVCDPDVVAGVGTIGLEIVDCIPDISNIIVPYGGGGLICGIAIAAKAHNPHIKVYACEVETACPLKAALQAEEQFTFSFRTSFVDGIGVKSVLPEMLPLVKSLVTDSIVVSLQEVADAVKFLSEMNNIRAEGAGAATVAAAMKGVVGEGKTACIISGGIIDTDKYIQCLQGQVPA